The Rhododendron vialii isolate Sample 1 chromosome 5a, ASM3025357v1 genome contains a region encoding:
- the LOC131325223 gene encoding large ribosomal subunit protein eL42-like: protein MVNVPKTKKTYCKSKDCRKHTLHKVTQYKKGKDSLAAQGKRRYDRKQSGYGGQTKPVFHKKAKTTKKIVLRLQCQGCKHVSQHPIKRCKHFEIGGDKKGKGTSLF, encoded by the exons ATG GTGAATGTTCCAAAGACGAAGAAGACATACTGCAAGTCGAAGGATTGCCGAAAGCACACCTTGCATAAGGTAACACAATACAAAAAGGGAAAGGATAGCTTGGCTGCACAAGGCAAGCGCCGTTATGATCGCAAACAATCAGGGTATGGTGGGCAAACTAAACCTGTTTTCCACAAGAAG GCGAAAACTACGAAAAAGATTGTGCTGAGGCTGCAATGCCAGGGCTGCAAACATGTATCCCAGCACCCAATCAAG AGGTGCAAACACTTTGAGATTGGTGGAGATAAGAAAGGGAAGGGGACTTCTCTTTTCTAA